The window CCAGCCGCAGCCAGGCAACGACCGCCCCCGGCTGTTTCGCCTGCCCCCTGACGAGGCGCTGATCAACCGCATGGGCTTTAACAACGGCGGCGCGGCGGCCCTGTATGCCCGCCTGGATGCCCTGGGCGCCCGCCCGGCGCCTGTCTGGGTGAATATCGGCAAGAACAAGGCCACGCCCAACGAGGCCGCCGCGCAGGACTACCGCCGCTGTGTGGCCGCCCTGCAAGGGGTGGCCGACGCCTTCGTGGTCAATGTCAGCAGCCCCAACACGCCGGGCCTGCGCGCCCTGCAGGCCGCCGATGAGCTGGGCGCCCTGGTGCGCGAGGTGCTGGATGAAGTGGAGGCGGGCCGCGTGCGCACCACCCGCCGGCCCCCCGTACTGGTGAAGCTGGCCCCCGACCTGCACCCCGCCGACTTTGAGGCCAGTGTGGACGCGGTGGTGGGCGCCGGCGCGGCAGGCCTGATCATCAGCAACACCACCCTGGCGCGGGATGGCCTGAGTCACCCTGCCCAGAACGAAGCCGGCGGTCTGAGCGGGCGCCCCCTCACGGCACGGTCCACCGAACTGGTGCGCGAGGCCTATCGCCTGACCAGGGGCCGCGTGCCTATCGTGGGTGTGGGCGGTATTTTCACTG of the Deinococcus arcticus genome contains:
- a CDS encoding quinone-dependent dihydroorotate dehydrogenase, whose amino-acid sequence is MYRSLLKPLLFHLDAEDAHHLTLAGLEAASKVPLWPQAARALTVPGGAALAHNLWGQTFASPVGLAAGLDKNGVAVPAFSALGFGFIEVGTVTPQPQPGNDRPRLFRLPPDEALINRMGFNNGGAAALYARLDALGARPAPVWVNIGKNKATPNEAAAQDYRRCVAALQGVADAFVVNVSSPNTPGLRALQAADELGALVREVLDEVEAGRVRTTRRPPVLVKLAPDLHPADFEASVDAVVGAGAAGLIISNTTLARDGLSHPAQNEAGGLSGRPLTARSTELVREAYRLTRGRVPIVGVGGIFTAQDAYDKIRAGASLVEVYSALIYRGPGLVRELNTGLTELLRRDGVGHVTEAVGMDVTG